A single genomic interval of Virgibacillus proomii harbors:
- a CDS encoding YjbQ family protein yields the protein MIVYNDTLIITSVGNRVSYHEITDQIREIVKKSKVKNGLCVVSSPHTTCSVFFEEYSHDRNYAGDEYLQVDLNNVLEK from the coding sequence ATGATTGTTTATAACGATACGTTAATCATAACTTCAGTAGGAAATAGAGTTTCATACCATGAGATTACAGATCAAATTAGGGAAATTGTTAAGAAAAGTAAAGTGAAAAACGGCTTATGTGTCGTTTCTTCACCACATACAACTTGTTCTGTATTCTTTGAGGAATATTCACATGATAGGAACTATGCGGGTGATGAATATCTTCAAGTTGATTTAAATAATGTTTTAGAGAAA